From one Lycium ferocissimum isolate CSIRO_LF1 chromosome 5, AGI_CSIRO_Lferr_CH_V1, whole genome shotgun sequence genomic stretch:
- the LOC132058535 gene encoding uncharacterized protein LOC132058535, producing the protein MANIVNASPIAFTKYTSPSFSSFNYQPIISSKISSEFLKNEVFGNAKRRVLLAPTLAYKKLNSEDIVNLNIVELNKENEVEKEDYSSTDETFLYSFNPLPLMFVAALPGAGTIRSLFGPFVEIVKSLNLPDWLVHWGHPGNMAVVLFAMGGYGTYLGFRIRFSDDVEEKAKAKDLHPKLLGGMFIFFALGATGGITSLLTSDKPILESPHAVTGFIGLTLLTIQTILPTLFEGNPGLRNVHGILGSGIMTLFLVHAALGLQLGLSY; encoded by the exons ATGGCTAATATAGTGAATGCTTCACCAATTGCATTCACAAAATACAcatctccttctttttcttcttttaattacCAACCAATTATCTCTTCCAAAATTTCCtctgaatttttgaaaaatgaagtGTTTGGTAATGCAAAAAGAAGGGTTCTTTTAGCTCCTACCTTAGCTTACAAGAAGTTGAATTCTGAAGACATTGTTAATTTAAACATAGTTgaattaaataaagaaaatgaagtgGAAAAAGAGGATTATTCTTCTACTGATGAGACATTTTTGTATTCATTCAATCCTTTGCCATTGATGTTTGTTGCTGCTCTTCCAGGAG CTGGAACTATAAGGTCTCTATTTGGACCTTTTGTTGAGATTGTAAAATCATTGAACTTACCTGATTGGCTTGTGCATTGGGGTCATCCTGGTAACATg GCTGTTGTGCTCTTTGCTATGGGTGGATATGGGACTTACCTTGGTTTTCGGATACGCTTTTCTGATGATGTg GAGGAAAAGGCAAAAGCCAAAGACTTGCATCCAAAACTTCTAGGAGGAATGTTCATCTTCTTTGCTCTTGGAGCTACTGGTGGAATAACATCTCTGCTTACTTCAGATAAGCCTATTCTTGAAAG TCCTCATGCTGTCACAGGTTTTATTGGCCTTACTCTTTTGACTATACAGACCATTTTACCTACACTATTCGAG GGAAATCCTGGATTGAGGAATGTTCATGGCATATTGGGTAGTGGCATAATGACTTTGTTTCTCGTTCACGCGGCCCTTGGGCTTCAGCTGGGCCTAAGTTACTAG